A segment of the Amycolatopsis thermophila genome:
GGATGTCCCCGGCGTTGGTGTGCAGGACGGCGGTCGCCTTCGCACCAACGGAGGATTCACTGCTCTGGGTCACGCCTTCATCGTGCCATCCGCAGCGGGATCGTCCGGAAACGGGCAGGATGGTTACGGGGATGGGAACGTGAGACGAAACGATTGTCGAGGTGAAAGGCCATGACCCGAGCTGCGGACTCGGTGGGTGAGTCGGCCAGGGCCGGCCTGCTCGGCCTGAGCAAGCGGGCCGTCGAGGTCGGCAAGGCGGGCGCCGAGGTGGCCGCACAGGCCGCTCAGGCGGCCGAGAAGCGGCTTTCCGAGAGCACCGAAGAGGCGCGCAAGGAGGCCGCGAAGCGGGGCAAACAGGCCCGCAAGGACCTGGCGAAGGCGAGCAAGCAGGCGCGCAAGGAGGCCGCCGAGCGGCTGGCCGAGCTGCGCAAGCCGGGCCGCAAGGCCCGCAAGGCCGCCCTGCAGGCCGCCAAGGCCGCCGGCCAGTCGAAGCGCAAGGCGAAGAAGGACTTCAAGCAGGCCAAGAAGGACTTCCAGGCCGCGCTCGAGGAGGCCAGGCTCGCCGCCAAGGGCACCAAGCGGCGCCGCAAGTGGCCGCTCTTCCTGGTGCTGGGCGTCCTGGCCGCGGGTGCGGCGGTCGCGCTGCGCGGCAAGCAGGAGCCGCCGGTGGCCACCGAGCCGCCGCGCGCCACCCCGCCGGCCACTCCGGAGTCGACGGCGAACGGCCAGCACGCGCCGAGCCCGTCGCCCGCGGAGAAGCCGAACTAGCACGTCCACGGCAGGTGCCGCTCGGCGCGGGTCGAGCGGCACTTCCGCCTGCCCCGGGCACGCCCGGCCCTCCCCCGGACACGCGAACGGCCGCTTCCCCGGTTGACCGGGGAAGCGGCCGTGGTGCGTCCGTGACCCGCCTCAGGCGGCGGCCGCGTGCTTGTCGATCAGCTTGCCCAGGCGGGGCAGCGCCTCCTCGACGTTCTTCTTGCCGTTCGGGCGCAGCTTCTCGTACACCTTCTTGATGCTGTCACGGCTGCTCTTGGCGGCGCGCGCGTCGGTGACGCCCAGCAGCGCGTCGGCGGCCTGGTCGCCACGGCCGGACAGGAAGGCACCGAAGTCGGCGCCACCCTGGGCCCGGTAGTCGGCGTAGAACGGCTCGAGCGCGGCGGCGAAGTCGTCGAGCAGGCTGTCCACGGCGGAGCCGATGATGCCCGGCTTGATCTTCTTGACCGCGGCGAAGCCGGTCTTGATGACGGCGCCGGACACGCCGCCCTTGTCCGAGACCTCTTCGTCGACCAGCGTCTCGAGGTCGCTCACGACGGCCGGACGCCTGCTGGAGTCGAGCAGGATTTCCTTGAGGGTGTCAGCCACGAATGTCTGTCCTTCTTCACATCGAGGTACACGGGGGGACTCGCAGTCCGTGGCACGCGAGGGCTGGCCGCGGGTCTCGACCGGTCGCGTGCTGGTCCTCCCGGCTGCGAGGTGCGATCAGGGTAATACAAGATCAACTTGACACTGCACCCTGGCGGCCTTAAAGGCCCGCGATCGCCTGCCGGGCAACGGTTCTCGCCTTCACCGTCTGTTGCTGGTTGGTCGTCACGATGACCGCCGTACCGGCCCTGGCCACGGCATATACCGCGCCGTCCGGTTTCGCTGCGTAACCGCCCTGCCACCCTGGCGGATCGGTCGCGGGGTTGCTGGTGGCGACCGGGGCGGCCTGATCGACGAGCGCCTTCGCGACAGCCGGATCGCCGGTGTAGACCCGCACGGTGAGCTGGACCTTGCCGGTCAGCGCGTAGAAGAAGCAGGCCGGGTGCGGCTGGTCGGCGGAGATCTCGACCTTGGACACCCGCTGCCCGTTCGCGTCGGCGACGAACTGGCTGTCCAGGTACGGACACTTGGCGGCGCGCACGGGCGCGGGTTCAGGCGGCAGCTGCACGGCGGTCGTCGCTGGCGCGCTCGAGGACGGCGGAGTCGCCGGCGGCGCCGGTTGCGCGGCGCAGCCGGCCAGCGCGGCAGCTGCGAACAGGGTGGGCAGTACTCGTCGCATGGCCCGGCCAGTCAACCATCCGGTGCTCCCCGGGTTGTGGGGGACGCGCCGCTACAGCAGAGTAAGAGAAGCGCTACTCTTCGTGTTCGTCCGGAGGCGAAATGTATTCACGGCGGGCCGCCGGCACTCTGCTGGCCCTGGTGACCGGAGCCGCCCTGCTGACTGCGGCCGCACCCGCTCGCGCGGCGGCGGCGGACTTCCCGGCAGGCGATGAGGGCTACCACACCTACGCCGAGGTCACGGCGGAACTGCAGAAGGCGGCCGCGAACCACCCGGACCTCGTGGCGCTGTCCAGCGTGGGCAAGTCCTTCGAGGGCCGCGACCTGAACGTGCTGAAGATCAGCGACGACGTCGCGGCGGACGAGGGCGAGCCGGAAGTGCTGTTCACCTGCAACCAGCACGCCCGCGAGCACCTGACCACCGAGATGTGCCTGCACATCGTGCAGCGCTTCACCGACGGGTACGCGACCGACCCGAACGTCAGGGCGATGGTGGACGGCCACGTGATCTGGGTGATCCCCAACGTCAACCCGGACGGCTCCGAGTACGACATCTCCGGCACCGACTACAAGTACTGGCGCAAGAACCGCAAGCCCGTCGCGGGCGGCGACGAGATCGGCGCGGACCTCAACCGCAACTGGGGCTACAAGTGGGGTTGCTGCGACGGTTCGAGTTCGCGGCCGGCGTCGGAGACCTACCACGGCCCGGCCGCGTTCTCCGAGCCGGAGACGCAGGCGGTGTCGCGGTTCGTCGACTCGCGCGTGGTCGGCGGAACCCAGCGGATCAAGGCCCACATCGACTTCCACACCTACTCAGAACTGGTGCTCTGGCCGTTCGGGCACACCAAGGACGACACCGGCGAGGGCATGACGGCCGAGGAGAACGCCCGCTTCCGCGACGTCGGCCAGCGGATGGCCGGGACCAACGGCTACCAGGCCAAGCAGTCCAGCGACCTCTACGTCACCGACGGCGACATCAACGACTGGATGTGGGGCACCCACAAGATCCTCAGCTACACCTTCGAGATGTACCCGACCGGCCCGTTCCCCGGCTTCTACCCGCCGGACGAGGACATCGCGCGGGAGACCACCCGCAATGACAGGGCCGTCGACATCCTGGTCGGCGAGGCGCGCTAGACAATCGATCCAAGCTCTGTACATCATGCCCAGGTGACCGATGCCGACGCGGTGCTCGCCGCGCTCCGACCCGTGCTCGACGGCCTGGCGGCCACGTTCGGCAGCAACTGCGAGGTCGTCCTGCACGACTACCGCCGGCCGGAGGGCTCCGTCGTCGCGGTCGCCGGCGAGGTCACCGGGCGGGCGCCGGGCGGTGCGATGAGCGAGCTCGGGCTGAGCCTGCTCAAGCAGGGCCGGGACGCGCGGGACCAGATCAACTACCTGACGCGGACCGACGCCGGCCGCGTCATCAAGGCGTCGACGCTGCTGTTGCGCGACCGCGACGGTGAGGTGTTCGGCGCGCTGTGCGTCAACGTGGATGTGACCGACCTGCGGCACGCGGCGGTGTTGCTCGGCGAGCTGGCGGCGGTGACCGCGCTGCCCGACGCGACCACGACGTTCACCAACGACGTCGGGCAGCTGATCCGGGCCGTGGTGGCCGAGGAGGAGCTGAAGCTCGGGCGGCCGGTGAGCCGGATGACGCGCACCGAGCGGCTGGACCTGTTCCGCGCCCTGGACGAGCGCGGGCTGTTCGCACTGCAGAAGGCGGTGCCCGAGGTGGCGGCCGCGCTGGGCATCTCCCGCGCCTCGGCCTACAACCACCTGGCGCAGATCAGGTCCTAGGTGTACTTGGCCAAGACGTGGGTGGCGGCGGGTTGGAGCCACCCGCGACCGCACCACCACAATCGGCTTCGACTACGTCCACGCGCTATCGATAACCACTCCCGGCTGGCCTACTCCGAGATCCTGCCGGACGAGTAGGGCGACAGCTGCGCCGCTTTCCTGCAGCGGGACTCCGGCCCACCTGTGCCGAACACACCAGCCACAACGCGCTCGGCGGCCACGCCGCAGTACACCTAGGTCTTCGGGGGCAGGCCGAAGACGTTCCACGGCGGGCGCGGGGTGTCGACGGCCTCGTCGTCGGTGATCGGCTTGGCGTTGCCGCGGAACCGGTCCAGGTCGGCGCCGCTGGTGACGCGGGCCGGGAAGGCCGCCGAGGCGGCGCGGCGGCTGATCCCGGCGAGCGGGAGGTCCTTGCGCGACGCGGCGAGCACGACGTTGCCGAACCGGCGCCCGCGCAGCACCCCGGAATCGGCGAGCATCACGACGTGCGGGAACACCGTGCCGATCGTGGCGACCACCCGCCGGGCGAACTTCAGGCCCGGCCCGTCGGCGACGTTGATGAGGTAGGTGCCAGTCGGACGGAGGACCCGGTCGACGTCGCCGGTGAACTCCAGCGTCGCCACGTCGCCGGGCATCCGGGCGCGCTGGAAGACGTCCGCGACGACGAGGTCGGCCGAGTCGTCCCGCCGCGTCGTGACGCCTTCCCGTCCGTCGGAGATGCGCACGCGCAGGTTCGGCACGCTGCGCAGGTCGAGCTGCTCGCGCACGAGGTCGATGAGCGGTTCGTCGGCGTCGAAGACCAGCTGCCGCGAGCCGGGCCGGGTCGCCGCGATGTAGCGCGGCACGGTGCATCCGGCGCCGCCGAGGTGCAGGGCGTCGAGCGGTCCCGCGTCGAGGCAGTCGATCACGTCGCCGATGCGCCGGACGTACTCGAACTCGAGGTGCGCCGGATCGTCGAGATCCACATAGGACTGAGCGACCTCGTCGACGGTGAGGAGCCACGCGTTGGCGCGGTCGGCGTCGGCGAGCAGTTCGGCGAGCCCGAAGCGGACGGGGTACCGCCCGGGAACCGGGCGCCGGGTGTCAC
Coding sequences within it:
- a CDS encoding DUF6918 family protein, whose translation is MADTLKEILLDSSRRPAVVSDLETLVDEEVSDKGGVSGAVIKTGFAAVKKIKPGIIGSAVDSLLDDFAAALEPFYADYRAQGGADFGAFLSGRGDQAADALLGVTDARAAKSSRDSIKKVYEKLRPNGKKNVEEALPRLGKLIDKHAAAA
- a CDS encoding helix-turn-helix transcriptional regulator is translated as MTDADAVLAALRPVLDGLAATFGSNCEVVLHDYRRPEGSVVAVAGEVTGRAPGGAMSELGLSLLKQGRDARDQINYLTRTDAGRVIKASTLLLRDRDGEVFGALCVNVDVTDLRHAAVLLGELAAVTALPDATTTFTNDVGQLIRAVVAEEELKLGRPVSRMTRTERLDLFRALDERGLFALQKAVPEVAAALGISRASAYNHLAQIRS
- a CDS encoding DUF2020 domain-containing protein, coding for MRRVLPTLFAAAALAGCAAQPAPPATPPSSSAPATTAVQLPPEPAPVRAAKCPYLDSQFVADANGQRVSKVEISADQPHPACFFYALTGKVQLTVRVYTGDPAVAKALVDQAAPVATSNPATDPPGWQGGYAAKPDGAVYAVARAGTAVIVTTNQQQTVKARTVARQAIAGL
- a CDS encoding spermidine synthase, giving the protein MAGRGTNRRRDTRRPVPGRYPVRFGLAELLADADRANAWLLTVDEVAQSYVDLDDPAHLEFEYVRRIGDVIDCLDAGPLDALHLGGAGCTVPRYIAATRPGSRQLVFDADEPLIDLVREQLDLRSVPNLRVRISDGREGVTTRRDDSADLVVADVFQRARMPGDVATLEFTGDVDRVLRPTGTYLINVADGPGLKFARRVVATIGTVFPHVVMLADSGVLRGRRFGNVVLAASRKDLPLAGISRRAASAAFPARVTSGADLDRFRGNAKPITDDEAVDTPRPPWNVFGLPPKT
- a CDS encoding M14 family metallopeptidase; the protein is MLALVTGAALLTAAAPARAAAADFPAGDEGYHTYAEVTAELQKAAANHPDLVALSSVGKSFEGRDLNVLKISDDVAADEGEPEVLFTCNQHAREHLTTEMCLHIVQRFTDGYATDPNVRAMVDGHVIWVIPNVNPDGSEYDISGTDYKYWRKNRKPVAGGDEIGADLNRNWGYKWGCCDGSSSRPASETYHGPAAFSEPETQAVSRFVDSRVVGGTQRIKAHIDFHTYSELVLWPFGHTKDDTGEGMTAEENARFRDVGQRMAGTNGYQAKQSSDLYVTDGDINDWMWGTHKILSYTFEMYPTGPFPGFYPPDEDIARETTRNDRAVDILVGEAR